A single region of the Silene latifolia isolate original U9 population chromosome 8, ASM4854445v1, whole genome shotgun sequence genome encodes:
- the LOC141594848 gene encoding uncharacterized protein LOC141594848: protein MNRVGKQKHISHFLSNKDIGLFGLLETKIKNKAFNKAVNSFNNGWNITTNNGYHSSGRIWILWKPGMYRVHVIEYNAQYIHMKVDALVSRSVFYLAMVYALNGINERAPLWDNLRKIAQQISGPWAIAGDFNCVLAANERYRGATSLAEMEPFRKCVADCEVFDITVVGSVFTWNNKQQPEERIYSRLDRFLVNKAWCDNFPDMYAQFSPEGMMDHTPCIVNSNKVVQGSRSFKYFNTWGKSKEFLPLVKELWDHNIDGTPLFKLAKNLKNLKPGLKRLNREGYNDIEKATGILEKQVEEMQIKLGTDPSDLSLISQECEASKKLKELQCPRDYFLYQKAKGEWIKDGDTNTSYFHSIIKKRRNRNKIFMIEDMNGKICDTSDQVQSAFLDFYEQLLGTSKATKPVHMRVINQGKKCTSDHHVQLLRPVTGEEILVAYSKMRGEKLAKRLWLQ, encoded by the coding sequence ATGAATAGAGTAGGTAAACAGAAGCATATTAGTCATTTTTTAAGTAATAAAGATATAGGCTTATTTGGATTACTGGAGACTAAAATTAAGAATAAAGCTTTCAATAAAGCAGTAAATAGTTTTAATAATGGTTGGAATATTACTACTAATAATGGTTATCATAGTAGTGGACGAATTTGGATTCTTTGGAAACCTGGGATGTATAGGGTGCATGTCATTGAATACAATGCTCAATATATTCATATGAAGGTGGATGCTTTGGTGTCTAGGAGTGTTTTCTACCTGGCTATGGTATATGCCTTAAATGGGATTAATGAGAGGGCTCCTTTGtgggataatttgagaaagattGCACAGCAGATTTCAGGCCCTTGGGCCATTGCTGGAGATTTCAATTGTGTGCTTGCTGCTAATGAGAGATATAGAGGGGCTACTTCATTGGCTGAGATGGAGCCTTTCAGAAAGTGTGTTGCTGACTGTGAAgtttttgacattactgttgtagGGTCTGTGTTCACTTGGAATAATAAGCAACAGCCTGAGGAACGGATTTACAGCAGATTGGATAGGTTTTTGGTTAATAAGGCTTGGTGTGATAATTTCCCTGATATGTATGCTCAGTTTTCGCCTGAGGGGATGATGGATCATACACCTTGTATAGTGAACAGTAATAAGGTCGTGCAAGGCAGCAGGAGTTTTAAATACTTCAACACGTGGGGCAAATCCAAGGAGTTTCTTCCTCTGGTGAAAGAGTTGTGGGATCACAATATTGATGGGACTCCTCTTTTTAAATTGGCCAAAAATCTTAAGAATCTTAAGCCAGGTTTAAAGAGACTGAATAGGGAGGGCTATAATGACATTGAGAAGGCAACTGGTATCCTGGAGAAGCAGGTTGAGGAGATGCAAATCAAGTTGGGTACTGATCCGTCTGATTTGAGCTTGATAAGTCAGGAGTGTGAGGCTAGCAAAAAGCTTAAGGAGCTGCAGTGTCCCAGGGATTACTTCCTGTACCAGAAAGCCAAAGGTGAGTGGATAAAGGATGGTGATACAAACACATCTTACTTCCATAGCATTATTAAGAAGAGGAGGAACAGGAATAAGATTTTTATGATTGAGGATATGAATGGAAAGATTTGTGACACGAGTGATCAGGTACAGTCAGCATTCCTGGATTTCTATGAGCAGTTGCTGGGGACAAGCAAGGCTACTAAACCAGTCCATATGAGAGTTATAAATCAGGGGAAGAAATGTACCAGTGATCATCATGTTCAATTGCTTAGACCTGTTACAGGGGAGGAAATACTAGTGGCTTATTCAAAGATGCGTGGGGAGAAATTGGCAAAGAGGTTGTGGCTGCAGTaa
- the LOC141594849 gene encoding uncharacterized protein LOC141594849: MAVCNCGYTHAGCYEWLRGTRSKVEWYNAVWDNWNLRKHRFMGWLIAHNSLHTNSRLKSYGMDVDGLCFLCGLADETQQHLFFACAYSRRVLQSLTVCTGLKLPETDILHWCVHNPGLKIQIGVKTALVISTMYQV, from the coding sequence ATGGCGGTGTGCAACTGCGGTTACACTCATGCTGGCTGTTATGAGTGGCTTAGAGGAACAAGATCCAAGGTTGAGTGGTATAATGCTGTTTGGGATAACTGGAACCTGCGTAAACACAGGTTCATGGGTTGGCTCATTGCTCATAATTCCTTACATACAAATAGCAGACTTAAGAGCTATGGGATGGACGTTGATGGATTATGTTTTCTCTGTGGCCTAGCAGATGAGACACAGCAGCATTTATTTTTTGCATGTGCCTACAGTAGGAGAGTTCTACAGTCTCTGACAGTATGTACTGGTTTAAAGCTCCCTGAGACTGATATCTTGCACTGGTGCGTCCATAATCCTGGTTTGAAAATTCAGATAGGGGTGAAGACTGCATTGGTCATTAGCACTATGTACCAGGTGTAG